A genomic segment from Mobula hypostoma chromosome 20, sMobHyp1.1, whole genome shotgun sequence encodes:
- the LOC134359228 gene encoding zinc finger protein 227-like: MEERLFTCSVCGKRFTQSVDLLAHQHVHTGETLFTCSDSGMGFTQSSDVQKHQRIHTGERPFTCSDCGKGFTQSSHLKVHQRVHTGERPFTCSDCGKGFTQSSHLKVHQRDHTGEKPFTCSDCGKGFTQSSHVKVHQRVHTGEKPFTCSDCGKGFTQSADLLAHQRVHTGERPFTCSDCGKGFTHSSNLQRHQRVHTEERPFTCSVCGKGFTRASSLQTHQSVHTGERPFTCSDCGKGFTRSSYLKAHQSVHTGERPFTCSDCGKGFTRSSDLKVHQRFHTGERPFTCSDCGKGFTRSSDLLSHLRVHTGERPFTCSVCGKGFTQSSDLKIHQRVHTEERPFTCSNCGKGFTRSYDLLAHQRVHTGERPFTCSVCGKGFTRSSGLQTHQSVHTGEKPFTCSDCGEGFTQLSLLKVHQRVHTGD; encoded by the coding sequence atggaggagaggctgttcacctgttctgtgtgtgggaaGAGGTTCACTCAGTCAGTTGACCTACTGGCTCACCAGCATGTTCACACTGGTGAGACCCTGTTTACCTGTTCAGATAGCGGGatgggattcactcagtcatccgacGTGCAGAAACACCAGCgcattcacactggagagaggccgttcacctgctcagactgtgggaagggattcactcagtcatctcatctgaaggtacatcagcgcgttcacactggagagagaccattcacctgttctgactgtgggaagggatttactcagtCATCTCATCTGAAGGTACACCAACGcgatcacactggggagaagccgttcacctgctcagactgtgggaagggattcactcagtcatctcacgtgaaggtacatcagcgagttcacactggggagaaaccgttcacctgttcggattgtgggaagggattcactcagtcggCTGATCTACTGGCACACCAACGCGTTCACACTGgtgagagaccgttcacctgctcagattgtgggaagggattcactcactcttccaacctacagagacaccaacgagttcacactgaggagaggccgttcacctgttctgtgtgtgggaaggggtttACTCGGGCATCCAGCCTacagacacaccagtcagttcacactggggaaaggccattcacctgctcagactgtgggaagggatttactcggTCATCTTATCTGaaggcacaccagtcagttcacactggggagaggccattcacctgctcagactgtgggaagggattcactcggtcatctgatctgaaggtacatcagcgatttCACACCGGTGAGAGGcctttcacctgctcagattgtgggaaaggATTTACTCGATCATCTGACCTACTGTCACAcctgcgagttcacactggggagaggccattcacctgttctgtgtgtgggaaaggattcactcagtcatctgacctgaaaatacatcagcgagttcacactgaagagaggccattcacctgctccaatTGTGGCAAAGGATTTACTCGGTCATATGACCTACTggcacatcagcgagttcacactggggagaggccattcacctgttctgtgtgtgggaagggattcactcggtcatccggcctacagacacaccagtcagttcacactggggagaaaccgttcacctgctcagactgtggggaagGATTTACCCAGTTATCTCTTCTGAAGGTAcaccagagagttcacactggggattAA